AATACTGGTTTGTTGGCTTGTGATTTTTTGCATCCCGTCAGGAGTTACCTGGGGACAAGCAGATACGCTGGATGTTGCGGGTATCTTGGAATATCTCTCGGAAGGAGATGCAGAGGCACTAGTGAGTCATGCAGAGGGTTATTTGGAACTTGCACTGTTGGAGCAACCCCGTCGCTATACCCGCTCCCAGGCGCTCTATGTTTTAGAAAAGTTTTTTCGTCAATATTCGCCTGACGGATTCAGACTTGACCACAGTATGACGCAGGGCGAAGAATGGTGGCTTACAGGATCCTATTCCGTACGCGATGAGCGTCAGGGCCTCCGCTTCTATCTGCGTTTTGGGGGAATTTTTCCAGAGTACAGACTCATGGCAATACAAGTTATCCGTTCCTGATGCAGGTCCTGTCGCGACACAGGGGTTTTGTTGGGATTGCAGTTGTATTTCTGTTGGTGATTCTGTTGGCCTGGGTTGGTCAGCAGGTGCATGTTGGGCTTGTGGGGCAGGGGAGTGAACTGCGTCAACAGGAAGCGGTCACTGCTTCGAGAGAACTGATTGAGTCTGAATTCGCGAATACTCAGAAAGCAATGAAGGTCATTGCTTCTGAAGCGGTTCGGCTGACTTCAAATCATACGTTACCGCTGGAGAGAATCCCTTCTGCCACACTGATTCAAGAGTTGGAGAGTATTCGACTTCCGGATCAATGGTCCTTGTCCATTTATGACATGGAGATGCGGCTGATTGCATGGCAGGGGGAGAGCATCCCATTGGTGGAAGAGCCACCAGTGAATCATGCCGACTGGAGGATTATAAGGGATGATGACTGGCGCACAGCACTGGTTCTCTGGGAGCCGCTCATTGTAGGGGATGCGATGATTGGTAAGATACGTGTGACACAGAATCTCTTTTCAAGGGCTCCCGTACATAATTCGGTCCTGGAAGATTATGATGTTGTAGATACGTGGAGGCGTCGCGCGAGATTGGACATTCAAGTGGCTTATGGGGATACGATTGGGGAAAATCTACTTCAATCTCTGGACGGGAAGCCGCTTGGGACCTACGTCATTACGCCGCCTTCTGAGGCCAAATTGATCGCTGCAACAGCGGTATTTTACGGCAACCTGATGGCCTTAGGTGGGACATTGTTGGTTTTGTGGTTTCTATGGGGAATTTGGCGATGGTGTCACGCGAACTTGAGCTTGACTCGCCTAGTAATCTTTGCAGCCGCACTGGGGCTGGGCCGTTTTATTTGGCTATACCTGGAAGTACCAGCAAGGTATCAGACAGGTAAGGCTCCGCTGAGTCCACTGTTCGATCCTGTACATCTGGCCTCCACACTGGGAGGTGGACTCATGCGCACAACGGGGGACCTGTTCATCAGTTCGTTGTGTGTTTTCATTTTGGGCGTGGCAGCGCTCCGATATGCCCACGCATGTTCGAAGCCGCCTAACAATCATCAGGGCATTGTATGGATCCGTTTAGGAATTGGGATCTTAGCCGGCTTGACACTGGCCTCAGTTTTGGTGGCTGTCTTGCATGCCAGCGTATTGGATTCTAC
The DNA window shown above is from Rhodothermaceae bacterium and carries:
- a CDS encoding DUF4783 domain-containing protein is translated as MIGSRIAKFEILVCWLVIFCIPSGVTWGQADTLDVAGILEYLSEGDAEALVSHAEGYLELALLEQPRRYTRSQALYVLEKFFRQYSPDGFRLDHSMTQGEEWWLTGSYSVRDERQGLRFYLRFGGIFPEYRLMAIQVIRS